Proteins co-encoded in one Papaver somniferum cultivar HN1 chromosome 5, ASM357369v1, whole genome shotgun sequence genomic window:
- the LOC113281830 gene encoding eukaryotic translation initiation factor 3 subunit M-like: protein MATIVITSEEDPSLTVVRFQSELSWADAGPEVLAEEVSVLCREAETCIANGQNLDLVSLMLTPADLIFPKLSEKDLECIFTVICNLVTKATSLNEELEMAERISVKICQQPNDKPALRLKILFNLYNLLENPYSKFYVYMKALDLAVSGKVTENIVPSFKKMDSFLKEWNIGTVDQRKLFLTISNVLKENKSMSKDSFNFLTKYLATFSSDDANIMSEAKGEAVRAVMEFVKAPDMFQWDLLDMPAVAQLEQDGNYAWVYQLLKIFLTQRLKAYTDFQAENDTAMTECGLVFEDCMTKMRLLSLADLGSNESGEIPYAMVANTLMIQDDEVEEWIVKAIAAKLLDCKMDQLNQTVIVSRCSDRLFGPNQWVALRSKLSMWRGNIANVITTIQANKLVEDASQVTAQGVA from the exons ATGGCGACCATTGTCATAACTTCCGAAGAAGATCCATCACTCACTGTTGTTCGTTTCCAATCCGAACTTTCTTGGGCTGATGCTGGTCCTGAG GTTCTGGCGGAAGAAGTTTCTGTACTATGCAGAGAGGCAGAAACATGCATAGCGAACGGTCAAAATTTGGATTTGGTTTCTCTTATGCTCACACCAGCAGACTTGATATTTCCAAAACTTTCTGAAAAGG ATCTTGAGTGCATTTTCACTGTAATTTGCAACCTTGTCACAAAAGCTACAAGTTTGAATGAAGAATTAGAGATGGCGGAACGTATTTCTGTTAAAATTTGTCAACAACCAAATGACAAGCCTGCTCTCCGCCTGAAGAT CTTGTTCAATCTGTACAATCTTCTGGAGAACCCGTACAGTAAATTCTATGTTTACATGAAAGCCCTTGATTTGGCGGTCAGTGGCAAAGTTACGGAAAACATCGTACCTTCTTTCAAAAAGATGGACAGCTTCCTGAAAGAGTGGAATATCGGAACAGTGGATCAAAGAAAACTCTTTCTTACAATCTCCAATGTgttaaaggaaaataaaag CATGTCAAAGGACTCATTCAATTTTCTTACCAAGTACTTGGCAACTTTTTCGAGTGACGATGCAAATATCATGAGTGAAGCTAAAGGAGAAGCCGTCCGTGCTGTTATGGAGTTTGTGAAGGCTCCTGACATGTTTCAG TGGGATTTGTTAGATATGCCGGCTGTAGCACAGTTGGAACAAGATGGAAACTATGCATGGGTTTATCAgcttttgaagatttttcttaCTCAGAGGCTGAAAGCATACACAGATTTTCAAGCAGAAAATGATACTGCAATGACTGAATGTG GGCTTGTCTTTGAAGATTGCATGACGAAAATGAGGTTGCTGTCATTGGCTGATCTTGGTTCAAATGAGTCCGGTGAAATTCCATATGCTATGGTCGCGAACACACTTATG ATTCAAGATGATGAGGTGGAAGAATGGATAGTTAAGGCAATAGCTGCAAAACTACTTGACTGTAAGATGGACCAGTTGAATCAAACTGTAATTGTAAG TCGTTGTTCAGACCGTCTGTTCGGGCCAAACCAGTGGGTAGCCCTTCGATCAAAGTTATCCATGTGGAGG GGTAATATTGCAAATGTTATAACCACCATCCAAGCTAACAAGTTAGTCGAAGACGCCTCTCAAGTAACAGCGCAAGGGGTGGCATGA